A stretch of Gemmobacter fulvus DNA encodes these proteins:
- the lipB gene encoding lipoyl(octanoyl) transferase LipB yields MFNCDSLTRPRHCARRKSAAAPPQRSAMVEWSHLPGLSPYTETLAAMEARAEAIARGEAAEAIWLLEHPPLYTAGTSAKAADLVEPDRFPVHAVGRGGQYTYHGPGQRIVYVMLDVKQRGADVRCFVRALENWVIAALAEFNVTGEIRPGRVGVWVQRPDLPRGPDGSPREDKIAALGIKLRRWVSFHGISINVEPDLSHFSGIVPCGIREHGVTSLVDLGLPVTMADLDAALMATFDSAMHATCPTPPG; encoded by the coding sequence TTGTTCAATTGTGACAGCCTAACACGGCCCCGCCATTGCGCGAGAAGGAAAAGCGCGGCGGCGCCGCCGCAAAGGAGTGCCATGGTCGAGTGGAGCCATCTGCCGGGGCTCAGCCCCTATACCGAGACGCTGGCCGCGATGGAGGCCCGCGCCGAGGCGATTGCCCGGGGCGAGGCCGCCGAGGCAATCTGGCTGCTGGAACACCCGCCGCTTTATACCGCAGGCACCTCGGCCAAGGCCGCCGATCTGGTCGAACCGGACCGCTTTCCCGTTCATGCGGTCGGGCGCGGCGGGCAATATACCTATCACGGGCCGGGGCAGCGCATTGTCTATGTGATGCTAGATGTGAAACAGCGTGGCGCGGATGTGCGCTGTTTCGTGCGGGCGCTGGAAAACTGGGTGATCGCGGCACTGGCCGAGTTCAACGTGACCGGCGAAATCCGCCCCGGTCGCGTCGGCGTCTGGGTGCAGCGCCCCGATCTGCCGCGCGGACCGGATGGCAGCCCGCGCGAAGACAAGATCGCGGCGCTTGGGATCAAGCTGCGCCGCTGGGTCAGCTTTCACGGCATCTCGATCAATGTGGAACCGGACCTGAGCCATTTCAGCGGCATCGTGCCCTGCGGCATCCGCGAGCATGGGGTGACCAGTCTGGTCGACCTTGGCCTGCCGGTCACCATGGCTGATCTGGACGCCGCCCTGATGGCCACCTTCGACAGCGCCATGCACGCCACCTGCCCCACCCCACCGGGCTGA
- a CDS encoding peptidoglycan-binding domain-containing protein: MKLKTVATTCVVAALALGQAEPVRADAGDAIAGAIIGGLIGGAIVKDQQRRKAASKPRSSSKSAAPKSTMSTAQRESNREVQTALNHFGFPVGTPDGSIGPKSRAAISSYQALLGYPPTGQLTDYERTLLVTSYHRAIAGGPVIAQTAATHPMGMKGLLLVQRDEMAGVPAAVPQGTLAAVAPPVAAAAALPALVAEPAPTPAPAAPALPSFMGATMVSLSSHCNTVALKTNSNGGYVTVASLTDPVQALSEQFCLSRAIAIQQGEEMARTVAGVTPVQIADQCKAFGPVLKDHVTAVSLKSATDVLSGVANFVAGSGMSPAQLSGTSKICLGVGYAQDDMEVALGSALVLTALGEAGYAELPGHHLAEGIGATRRPDLAQGWYEMALGAAGQGMAPLAPASAERQDLIRKAVFMLGGRSEAPAAAAPALPVLVAPAAPEVVVQAAPAPVLAPPTPAAAPASAPMSAAKAVSFATALPRLMMGQ, translated from the coding sequence ATGAAACTTAAGACAGTTGCAACCACATGTGTGGTGGCCGCGCTTGCGCTGGGTCAGGCCGAGCCGGTGCGCGCGGATGCAGGCGACGCGATTGCCGGGGCGATCATCGGGGGCCTGATCGGCGGGGCCATCGTGAAGGACCAGCAGCGGCGCAAGGCCGCCAGCAAACCGCGCAGTTCCTCGAAATCCGCCGCCCCCAAAAGCACGATGTCCACCGCGCAGCGCGAATCCAACCGCGAGGTGCAGACCGCGCTCAATCACTTTGGCTTTCCGGTGGGCACGCCCGATGGCTCCATCGGGCCGAAAAGCCGCGCGGCCATCTCCAGCTATCAGGCGCTGCTCGGGTATCCGCCCACCGGCCAGCTGACGGATTACGAACGCACCCTGCTGGTGACATCCTATCACCGTGCCATTGCCGGCGGGCCGGTGATTGCGCAGACGGCGGCCACGCATCCGATGGGCATGAAGGGCCTGCTGCTGGTGCAGCGCGATGAAATGGCCGGGGTGCCCGCCGCCGTGCCGCAGGGCACGCTGGCCGCCGTGGCCCCGCCTGTGGCTGCCGCGGCAGCGCTGCCTGCGCTGGTGGCCGAACCTGCGCCGACGCCCGCGCCTGCCGCACCGGCCCTGCCCAGCTTCATGGGGGCGACGATGGTGTCGCTCAGCTCGCATTGCAACACGGTCGCGCTCAAGACCAACAGCAATGGCGGCTATGTCACGGTCGCCAGCCTGACCGATCCGGTGCAGGCCCTGTCAGAGCAGTTCTGCCTGAGCCGGGCTATCGCGATCCAGCAGGGCGAAGAGATGGCGCGCACTGTGGCGGGCGTGACACCGGTGCAGATTGCCGATCAGTGCAAGGCCTTCGGGCCGGTCCTGAAGGATCATGTGACGGCGGTGTCGCTGAAATCCGCGACGGATGTCCTGTCGGGCGTGGCCAATTTCGTGGCCGGCAGTGGTATGTCGCCCGCGCAGTTGTCGGGCACCTCCAAGATCTGTCTGGGCGTTGGCTATGCGCAAGATGACATGGAGGTGGCGCTTGGCTCGGCGCTGGTGCTGACCGCCCTGGGCGAGGCAGGCTATGCCGAACTGCCGGGGCACCATCTGGCCGAAGGGATCGGCGCGACGCGGCGGCCCGATCTGGCACAGGGCTGGTATGAAATGGCGCTGGGGGCCGCCGGGCAGGGCATGGCCCCGCTGGCCCCGGCCAGCGCCGAACGGCAGGATCTGATCCGCAAGGCGGTGTTCATGCTGGGGGGCCGCAGCGAGGCCCCCGCAGCCGCCGCCCCCGCGCTGCCGGTGCTGGTGGCCCCCGCCGCGCCCGAGGT